Proteins co-encoded in one uncultured Methanobrevibacter sp. genomic window:
- a CDS encoding metal-dependent transcriptional regulator, producing MAEGKISENIEEYLEVLYRNGSNKEQVSTTQLSKELNIAPGSVTQMLKKLEKLGYIIYTPYKGATLTDEGMEIAQKITRKHRILEKFLSDVLKVKEENIHDQACEMEHTLSDEAERALCNMLQNPDLCPDDNVIPSCNFDFDNCQQCYSLNDFDDIVYRQSNLLCISELNSPTEGKVSFIRGDSELLDDIANLGISIGSNVKYEFTKPFDSDEYFLVIDDNEVTISTQMANNIFISI from the coding sequence ATGGCTGAGGGTAAAATCAGTGAAAATATTGAGGAATATTTGGAAGTTTTATATCGTAACGGCAGTAACAAGGAACAGGTTTCAACTACTCAACTTTCAAAAGAATTGAATATTGCACCAGGTAGTGTTACTCAAATGCTTAAAAAATTAGAAAAACTTGGTTATATTATTTATACTCCATATAAAGGAGCTACTTTAACAGATGAGGGAATGGAAATTGCTCAAAAGATTACAAGAAAACATAGGATTTTAGAAAAATTTTTAAGTGATGTCTTAAAAGTTAAAGAGGAAAATATTCACGATCAAGCTTGTGAAATGGAACATACTTTATCTGATGAAGCTGAAAGGGCATTATGTAATATGTTGCAAAATCCGGATTTATGTCCTGATGATAATGTTATTCCTTCATGTAATTTTGATTTTGATAATTGTCAACAATGTTATTCCTTGAATGACTTTGATGATATTGTTTACAGGCAATCTAATTTATTATGTATTTCTGAATTAAATTCGCCTACTGAAGGTAAAGTTTCATTTATACGTGGCGATTCAGAGCTTTTGGATGATATTGCTAATCTTGGAATCAGTATTGGCTCAAATGTTAAGTATGAATTTACCAAACCATTTGACAGTGATGAATATTTTTTAGTTATTGATGATAATGAAGTAACTATCTCAACACAGATGGCTAATAATATTTTTATTAGCATTTAA